In Helianthus annuus cultivar XRQ/B chromosome 8, HanXRQr2.0-SUNRISE, whole genome shotgun sequence, a single genomic region encodes these proteins:
- the LOC110869402 gene encoding uncharacterized protein LOC110869402, translating to MAAPGSLNLGSTAVSTQITAPASIVSTTSATLSSGPGTTLPFILLPTSQTSEFDAEFLAKNASLLRRLKAQQARDEQILGLRTRLFHDEAPTGTMGPTMITPTFSTVVTSEAYTGYVQGSSGPSPVMATRNDIQMDVIGDPELTKPYHPVSMTAKSKFSARITHAKLPPKLKMPTTVKKYDGTTDPDDHMFDFDGAARVEQWPMPAWCFMFAQTLTGAARVWFDALNEGEINDFEEFRRLFLQNFSQQRHYSKEITEVHNIRRKDRESLDSFIDRFNRESMQISGVVDQLRISGFCHGVRNNQLVEKLHENLPKTMEVLMERARAFARGKNACNPTPESDHKMSSWKKNAGSVFDKTPPGSRGRSHPYGRNDRPPRGKSSGSRFYNLSDLSKTPSEILSAEGMNFPAPPKLRNPGDKNSKKYCDYHHAQGHNTDDCWSLKQEIEKAVRSGKLSHLVKEVKEGKSSGNLGENPNNQPAICMIRRANNQGIKRTSQHLAAWMQQPIGFPPVSLEDVKDGPVIVSAIIAGHKVRRVYVDSGSATEIMYKQCFQQLAPQTKAKLLQVSMPLVSFSGEVVQPLGQITLPTTMGEGSLVRTVNLTYLVVEARSVHNVILGRPGMCAFGMISSTIHGALKFPTEAGIATLYSESAIGVAEIRQSEGNTELPNTLTEEWAIHPHFPEQKIAIGAQLPKQTKKKLWKLLSNSLDVFAWQTSDMVGVPRCLAEHKLNVSHSIKPVAQRKRNMAPARNKAISEDVRKLLSAGIIREVRYQTWVSNPVMVTKKDKTWRMCVDFSDLNNACPKDCYPLPEIDLKIDSLSSFRLKCFLDAYKGYHQIQMASEDEDKTAFVTNEGLFCYTKMPFGLKNAGATYQRLMDKAFKAQIGRNLEIYVDDLVIKSREEDDMIDDILETFTRLRSINLKLNPKKCSFGLEEGKFLGVWVTRSGIQAHPDKIKAVVSMQSPKTIKEIQSLNGKLVALHRFVSKAADRSIPFMNVLKKRTAKGQIEWTPEADSAFQELKVCLGSLPTLTAPSTGETVTVYLSASHFAISAVLVVHRNQAQIPVYYVSRILKDYETRYPMVEKLALALVHASRRLRRYFQAFNIEVQTDLQIQQILRKPEVSGRLTKWAIELSAFDITYRTRGPVKGQAVADFLTEVPTGESIKGQPILPKVWNLYTDGASSKEGSGAGLILIDPEGIEYTYALRFEFKTSNNEAEYEALLAGLQTAAKAGATSVLAHVDSLLVANQVSGEYEAREDNMVRYLQQVNSLISSFDSCKIVHIPRSKNKKANALSKLASVAFCHLSKEVLVETLQTPAIQQTRPVMSVSVAEKSWMTPIVDYLKNGTLPEDKAQARKLKVKALQYQIHDGQLYRKTFLGPLLKCLTPEEASYVIREIHWGICGIHAGPRMVIAKVMNAGYFWPGMHQSAVNELQSCEDCQRHAPVSHRAKNNLVPVTSAWPFQKWGIDIVGPFPVSTGGVRFLLVAIDYFTKWVEAKPLRTITGDQVLRFAWENIVCRFGMPLCIVSDNGKQFAEKPFKTWCQRMNIEQSFASVAHPQANGQVERTNRSIVEGIKKRLGKEGVSWADELPHVLWAHRTMPKTSNKETPFSLTYGTEAVIPAEVGIPTPRIQLSQQENERELRLNLDLIEERRELAAIREAKYKKELEKHYNSKVKETRFKIGEYVMRNNEASLAEGTGKLAPKWEGPYQIKTAGKDGAYTLSRMDGTSVPRTWNGVHLKKCYL from the coding sequence ATGGCGGCCCCAGGTTCTTTGAATTTGGGATCTACGGCTGTTAGCACGCAAATTACTGCACCAGCAAGTATCGTCTCTACGACCTCAGCTACTTTAAGCTCAGGTCCGGGAACAACATTGCCTTTCATCTTACTCCCTACTTCGCAAACGTCAGAGTTCGACGCAGAATTTCTCGCCAAAAACGCAAGTCTTCTACGAAGATTAAAAGCGCAACAGGCCAGAGATGAACAGATCCTCGGTTTGCGAACCAGGCTCTTTCATGACGAAGCACCAACGGGGACTATGGGCCCGACAATGATCACTCCTACATTTTCCACAGTCGTTACTTCGGAAGCCTATACTGGATACGTACAAGGTTCCTCCGGACCTTCACCAGTAATGGCCACGCGAAACGATATACAGATGGATGTCATTGGTGATCCGGAACTCACCAAGCCGTACCATCCAGTTTCTATGACAGCCAAGTCAAAGTTTAGTGCTCGTATAACACATGCCAAACTTCCTCCAAAGCTCAAAATGCCAACTACGGTGAAAAAGTACGATGGCACAACTGATCCGGATGATCATATGTTCGATTTTGACGGAGCTGCACGAGTAGAACAATGGCCGATGCCAGCATGGTGCTTTATGTTTGCACAAACTCTAACTGGAGCCGCACGAGTATGGTTTGATGCGTTGAATGAAGGTGAGATCAACGACTTTGAGGAGTTCCGAAGGTTATTCCTCCAAAATTTCAGCCAACAAAGGCACTACTCTAAGGAGATTACAGAAGTCCACAACATCCGAAGAAAAGACAGAGAGTCTTTAGACAGTTTCATTGACCGGTTTAACCGGGAAAGCATGCAGATCAGTGGGGTAGTTGATCAACTGCGGATCTCCGGATTTTGTCACGGCGTTCGGAATAATCAGTTAGTTGAGAAATTGCACGAAAATCTACCGAAGACGATGGAGGTACTAATGGAACGGGCCAGAGCTTTCGCTCGAGGAAAGAATGCATGTAATCCTACTCCAGAGTCAGACCACAAGATGTCTTCATGGAAGAAAAATGCTGGATCGGTGTTTGATAAGACTCCACCAGGGAGCAGGGGACGATCACATCCTTACGGTAGAAACGACAGACCTCCACGAGGGAAAAGCTCCGGATCACGATTTTACAATTTATCGGATCTCTCCAAAACTCCCAGTGAAATTCTCAGTGCGGAGGGGATGAATTTCCCCGCCCCACCAAAACTTCGGAACCCAGGAGACAAAAATTCAAAGAAATATTGTGACTACCATCATGCTCAGGGTCACAATACAGATGACTGTTGGTCTTTGAAGCAAGAAATAGAAAAGGCGGTACGGTCCGGGAAGCTATCGCACCTAGTCAAAGAAGTAAAGGAAGGAAAATCTTCCGGAAATTTGGGAGAAAATCCGAATAATCAACCGGCAATTTGCATGATCCGCAGGGCAAACAACCAAGGCATCAAGCGGACCAGTCAGCATTTGGCCGCCTGGATGCAGCAACCCATTGGTTTCCCACCTGTCAGCTTGGAAGATGTCAAGGACGGACCGGTCATAGTGTCCGCAATCATTGCAGGACACAAGGTTCGGAGAGTATATGTCGATAGCGGAAGCGCCACCGAGATTATGTACAAGCAGTGCTTTCAACAATTAGCCCCACAGACTAAGGCGAAATTGCTTCAAGTGTCAATGCCTCTGGTCAGTTTCTCCGGAGAAGTGGTTCAGCCTTTGGGCCAAATCACTCTTCCAACAACAATGGGAGAAGGGAGTTTGGTCCGAACTGTCAACTTGACGTATCTAGTGGTGGAAGCACGATCCGTTCACAATGTCATACTCGGAAGACCTGGTATGTGCGCCTTCGGAATGATCAGTTCAACTATACATGGAGCGTTAAAATTCCCCACTGAAGCCGGAATAGCAACACTGTACTCCGAATCAGCAATCGGTGTAGCTGAAATACGACAAAGCGAGGGTAATACCGAACTTCCTAATACTCTCACAGAAGAATGGGCCATACACCCACATTTTCCAGAGCAAAAAATTGCAATCGGAGCTcagcttcccaagcaaactaagAAGAAGTTGTGGAAACTCTTGTCCAATTCACTTGATGTGTTCGCCTGGCAAACCTCTGACATGGTTGGAGTTCCCCGGTGTTTGGCCGAACATAAGTTAAACGTGTCACACTCAATAAAACCAGTAGCACAGAGAAAAAGAAACATGGCTCCGGCTCGTAACAAGGCCATCTCCGAAGACGTACGAAAATTGTTGAGCGCCGGTATTATAAGAGAGGTGCGTTACCAAACCTGGGTCTCTAATCCAGTAATGGTAACCAAGAAGGATAAAACATGGAGGATGTGCGTTGATTTCTCGGACCTAAACAAtgcgtgcccaaaggattgctatccTCTGCCGGAGATTGATTTGAAGATAGACTCCCTCTCAAGTTTCCGTCTCAAGTGCTTCTTGGATGCGTATAAGGGTTATCATCAAATCCAAATGGCTTCAGAGGACGAAGATAAGACCGCGTTCGTAACAAACGAGGGACTGTTCTGTTATACCAAAATGCCATTCGGTCTAAAAAACGCCGGAGCCACATACCAGAGACTGATGGATAAAGCGTTCAAAGCTCAGATCGGAAGAAACTTGGAGATCTATGTCGATGACTTGGTCATAAAAAGCCGAGAGGAAGATGACATGATAGACGACATACTCGAAACCTTTACAAGGCTTCGGAGTATCAACCTCAAACTCAATCCCAAGAAATGCTCTTTCGGCTTGGAAGAGGGAAAATTCCTCGGGGTATGGGTCACACGATCCGGAATCCAGGCGCACCCGGATAAAATCAAGGCAGTAGTCTCCATGCAGTCTCCTAAAACCATCAAAGAGATCCAATCCCTAAATGGGAAACTCGTCGCTCTTCATCGTTTTGTTTCAAAAGCGGCAGACCGCTCCATCCCTTTCATGAACGTATTAAAAAAGCGAACGGCAAAAGGCCAAATAGAATGGACGCCAGAAGCAGACTCGGCATTTCAGGAATTAAAAGTATGCCTTGGGTCCCTGCCCACTTTGACCGCACCATCTACCGGAGAAACCGTCACGGTATATCTATCTGCGTCCCACTTTGCGATAAGCGCAGTACTCGTAGTTCACCGGAACCAGGCACAAATCCCGGTCTATTACGTAAGCCGCATCTTAAAAGACTATGAAACTCGGTACCCGATGGTAGAAAAATTGGCACTCGCCTTGGTACATGCTTCCAGACGCCTCCGAAGGTACTTCCAAGCTTTTAATATAGAAGTACAGACCGATCTCCAGATCCAGCAAATCCTCAGGAAGCCAGAGGTCTCCGGGCGTCTCAccaaatgggcaatagagctcAGTGCTTTTGATATCACCTATCGTACCAGAGGTCCAGTAAAAGGGCAGGCAGTAGCTGATTTCCTCACAGAAGTCCCGACCGGAGAAAGCATCAAAGGACAACCCATCTTACCGAAGGTATGGAACCTGTATACGGACGGGGCTTCCAGCAAAGAAGGGTCGGGAGCAGGGTTAATTCTGATAGATCCAGAGGGAATAGAGTACACTTACGCATTGCGTTTCGAATTCAAGACGTCAAATAATGAAGCAGAGTATGAGGCTCTCCTTGCAGGCTTGCAAACCGCAGCCAAAGCAGGTGCAACCTCCGTATTAGCTCATGTCGATTCATTGCTGGTAGCCAATCAAGTCAGTGGCGAATACGAGGCACGAGAAGATAATATGGTTCGGTATCTACAGCAGGTCAACAGTTTAATCTCCTCTTTCGATTCTTGCAAAATAGTGCACATACCGAGAAGCAAAAACAAAAAAGCCAATGCTTTGAGCAAACTGGCATCCGTAGCATTTTGCCATCTATCAAAAGAGGTTCTAGTCGAGACACTGCAGACTCCGGCCATCCAACAGACGAGGCCGGTCATGTCAGTTTCCGTGGCCGAAAAGTCTTGGATGACTCCGATCGTGGATTACTTGAAAAACGGTACGCTCCCAGAAGACAAGGCTCAGGCACGGAAGTTAAAGGTAAAAGCACTGCAATATCAGATACACGATGGCCAGCTCTACAGGAAAACCTTTTTAGGCCCGCTCCTAAAATGCCTAACCCCAGAGGAAGCAAGTTACGTTATAAGGGAAATACATTGGGGAATATGCGGCATCCACGCGGGGCCAAGGATGGTTATTGCAAAAGTCATGAACGCTGGGTATTTTTGGCCAGGAATGCATCAAAGCGCAGTAAACGAGCTCCAGTCATGCGAAGACTGCCAACGCCACGCTCCTGTGAGTCATCGTGCCAAAAACAATCTCGTACCTGTAACCTCGGCTTGGCCATTCCAGAAATGGGGAATTGACATCGTAGGTCCTTTCCCCGTCTCCACCGGAGGAGTAAGATTTCTACTGGTCGCCATCGACTACTTtactaaatgggttgaagctaaGCCCCTCCGGACGATCACAGGAGACCAAGTGCTGAGGTTCGCATGGGAAAACATAGTGTGCAGGTTCGGAATGCCTCTTTGCATAGTGAGCGACAATGGTAAACAGTTTGCGGAGAAGCCGTTTAAAACATGGTGCCAAAGAATGAACATCGAACAGAGCTTCGCTTCGGTGGCCCATCCCCAGGCCAACGGGCAAGTGGAAAGAACCAACCGAAGTATCGTGGAAGGAATTAAAAAACGGTTGGGGAAGGAAGGCGTTTCATGGGCAGACGAACTTCCGCATGTCCTATGGGCACACCGAACCATGCCTAAAACAAGCAACAAAGAAACTCCTTTCAGCTTGACATACGGCACCGAAGCTGTCATACCCGCAGAGGTAGGGATCCCCACGCCCCGCATACAATTAAGCCAGCAAGAAAACGAAAGAGAACTCCGTTTAAACCTCGATTTAATCGAAGAGAGGAGAGAACTCGCGGCAATCCGGGAAGCCAAGTATAAAAAAGAGTTGGAAAAACACTACAACTCCAAAGTTAAGGAAACCCGGTTCAAGATCGGAGAATATGTTATGCGGAACAATGAAGCAAGCTTAGCTGAAGGAACGGGGAAGTtagcccccaagtgggaagggcCCTATCAGATCAAAACAGCAGGAAAAGACGGCGCTTACACCTTAAGCAGGATGGATGGAACCTCCGTTCCGCGTACTTGGAACGGAGTGCACCTTAAAAAGTGTTATCTTTAG